In the Silene latifolia isolate original U9 population chromosome 1, ASM4854445v1, whole genome shotgun sequence genome, TATAGAGAGTTGTACATTGCTGGAGAAAGTTATGCAGGTGATTTATAATCCTTGTAACTAATTAATCACTCTGATGTTGTTAGATGATGAAAGCTAATCTTCTTAAGGTCTATTTTCAGGCCACTATGTTCCTCAATTGTCTCAACTCATTTATAGAAGAAACAAAGGAATTGCAAATCCTGTCATAAACTTCAAGGGCTTTATGGTACAGATTCTTTACTCTTCATTCTAAATCATCAGTCCTTTGGTCTTTCATACGATATAGATTTATCATTAGGGCCGTCTCAGTGCATTTTGGGGGAACtgtataaatgttaaaacttagGTCCTGCAAATGGTTTTAAAATAGTAAGCCTGAAAAATTTGCTATGAGATTTGGATCCGCGACTTTCCTCACTGAAATGTAGGAGGGCCATCACTGTTAATCTGTTATGTCATTATGAAACCTTTATAACTGTACTCACACAGTCACAGACAAAATTTGGGTCCTGTTATGAGAACCTAATAGAATCTTCTTATCAACCGGCTCTTTTCGCCACTCGAATTTATTTTCTAATCTTAACCATCTGTAGCTAATTTCTATCAGGTGGGAAATGCAGTGACAGATGATTACCATGATTACATTGGTACATTTGAATACTGGTGGACTCATGCCTTGATTTCAGATTCCACCTACAAGAGCCTGAGAGATTCCTGTCTTTCTGGATCATCTCAACACCCATCAATTACATGCAGCAAGGCTCTAGATGCTTCCGAGATAGAGTTTGGAAACATCGATCCCTATAGTATCTATACACGTCCCTGCAACTCTACCGGATCAATGAGGCGTAGGCTACGGGGTCGTTATGTATGTAACAATTTCGCAACTTAATACTGATGACTTTCTTTCTCTCAAATGTCTTCTTTATGTACAACACCTCACCTGTCGAAGTTACGCGGCTCAGAATTACAATGATAATTTAGTAGTGTTATGTCCTAAAAACTATAAAATGGTTTAGTTTAGGATTTTTGTTGTGTTGTGTATGGACATATTTTTTACAAAGTTGTTCAATTGTCACCAGCCTTGGATGAGCAGAGCATATGATCCATGCACTGAGAGGTATTCGAGCGAGTATTTTAATCTTCCTGAAGTGCAAGAGGCTATGCATGCTAATATTACAAAAGTTGCTTATCCGTGGAGCACTTGCAGGTCAGAATTGCTCTAAACTTAGTGTTATCATCGTTGTGGAAATTCCTTGGGATTGTTGATTTAACTTCCATCTATTTCAGTGACATAGTTGGAAGTTACTGGGCTGATTCTCCACTTTCAATGCTTCCGATTTACAAAGAACTCATCGAGGCAGGCTTGCGGATATGGGTATTTAGGTAATTTACTCCTCTTCTTCACAAATGTTCTGTTTCGGAGGTACAAAACTGCCGATTATTGATCCATTTTTTTCTCACAGTGACTGTCTTCCTTTATCTGGAAACATCAAGACTGACCATACAAATTTATATGAGACAGTCTTACATGTGTGACAAACCCATCAGCTCTACAATAAATTGAGAAATATATAAGATTTTTGTTGGGTCTCACATGTGAGACCGCGAGACCGTCTCACACAACTCGCCGCAGAATGACTGTCTAATACAGGCAGCATTAATTGTTcactttttccttgttcattcaTGTAAAAGGCCTTAACATTTGTGCAAAATCAAATGAGAGATTTCTGTAATTATTTAATAAGTATATAAGTATGAACGACATTTCTGTAAACCGCTTTTCTAGTTTCCTTTCGATATCAGTCTAGGAACGGATTATTTGTGCGGTGCTTAGTTTCTGGCTTTCTGCCTTAACCTGTTGGTTTTGTTTTCAGAGTTTGTACTAATTACATTTGGTTGTTGTTTGTGCAGTGGTGACACTGATGCTGTAGTGCCTGTAACTGCTACTAGATATTCCATCGATGCTCTGAAACTCCCTACCGTCAGCAATTGGTATCCTTGGTATGACAAGGGAAGGGTAAGTACACACTTCATGGTGTCGAGATTTAAACATGCTCAATATATCAATGAGCACAACACCATCCCCCCTGCGGCCTTAATGCAGGGTGAGACAGGGAGGGAGTCGGATTTAAGCAGCTTATCCCCATGTCAGAAGACAAGTACAACCAGTCTTAATGATCCactttgctttattccatcattttTCAGAAACGAAAAATAAAAACTGGACGACATTGGAAATGGAGAAATCAATGTCAACATGACCAAATTCATTTAAACCAGACATTTAGATGCTAAAAATACACGAGGGTTACTTGTACGGTTGTACAGTAGTACATCCGTGGACAATTCACTTGTGGAACTTCAAGTGCATATATTGTTTCTAATAAACATCATAATATGATTGTCATCAGGTTGGTGGATGGAGCCAAGTATACAAGGGTTTGACATTCGTTACAGTTACAGGAGCAGGACATGAAGTCCCTCTACATCGCCCTCGACAAGCTTTCATTCTTTTCAACCATTTTTTGAAGAACAGGTCCATGCCAATACATTAAAATACATCACAGAATTACTCATTGATTGGGGATCAAGATCAGAAGCAATAAAACCCAGAGAAAAGCAATCTGGAAATCTGAAATGGCCCCCTAATTCTTTGCTTATAGCACGTTCTTTAGATCATAATTCATTTAGATTGGGAGAACATTCGTCTTGCATTCTATTCTTTACAGCAAATGTATCATATGTTGTTTTACTTGATTGTATTAAACTTATTTTAGTATATGAAAATCTCATTCATGTAGAACTGGACAGATGGGAGTTAGTTTGTTGTttagcatttttttttttttggatattcTCTCATGTACtcctgaactttttcgtttttTAAGGCGTACCCTTCGTTTTCCCCAAAAAACTTTGACCGAtaataattctctgttacgagttcagaaagcggtaattttttttttcaaaccaattatctcgttaaggccttgaatttgaaaaaaaaaaaatcaccgcttTTTGAATTCGTGGCGGGTAGTTAGGGTTGGTCAAAGTTTTTTTAACAAATAAACTTTGAGCGACCATAATTCCCGATTACGAattgagacgtcggtgaattctttttcaaactgaagacctcttaaagacagtcaatttgaaaaaaaagtttatAGTACTCTGAACTTATAGCAAAGAGTATTGACGGTcaattttttttgcaagaaaagaggGTTAGAAAATGAAAAAATTAAGGGGTACAGAAGAGAATATCCTTTTTTTTAAACGACAGGGGGATGAGGATTCAAACCCGTGACCTATAcaatgtttataatgttgttgcaTGTTCGGTATGATCGTACAACAAATAGTTGATGACCTTGCTGTAAGTTTGTAATAATATATCTTGCGGTGTGTTACATACTTTCAGTGGTTTTAAGTTTATACGAGTTAAATTGTGTAATGTCAAAGAGTAAATTATGTCAATGTGAATCAAGGTTGATTTgtggtttatgagtaatgtcaagaTGGTATAATATGTATCGGTTTGAAGGACTGGGAATTGAAGTTgcttgatggtgaacttcggggacgaagttccttttaagaggggaagagtaatgtcgcaaagtaAAAATGATGTAATTATAACAACTTTACAGTATTTATGTGGTATTTTAAAGTATGTGAATGATTGTTTGAACAGTTTTATATGATGGTTTGAATAGTTTCATAGTGGTTATTGTGCAATTGAATAAGAGTTTGTACTTGTTGAATAAAATAACATGTTGTGTACTTTATTTTCAGTATTTATTCACTATGTTGGCTTGAGAATTAGATGTTATTAGCAAACAGTGGAGTTATCCTTAGTAGAATTGTGTTGTGTGGTTAAGGTAATAGAGTAGAATGAAATATGTGTTGTATGAATTAGTAATGTGTGTTGTTATAAATCGGTGGTAGGATCGTTGTTTTGTATGTTTCGTAATCGGCAGTTGTTGACAAGTAATGAATGAAAGTACAGTCTAATAGTTGTGTTAATGTACATTCAAATAGTAGCATGTAGTGGGTGCAGGTGATGGTTGAGTTAGTTGTTTTGTGACTGGTATGCGTTCAAGTGATTCAAAAGAAAGTTTGTGATTAGCTGGAAGTCGTGTTGTGTATTGTGTGCTAAGGTGGATaatgatgatgtttgatggacatacgtagtgggatggtatttctaaacagctatgttgacctgtgtcgggtaaacggtggtgaTGGCCTTGGTTTCTTTGTCGGGTGGTTCGGGAGAGGATGAGTCCAaattcggggacaaagttctttttaaggaaggaagactgtaatacccgtccttttagggacccgttgaccgacgttgactgaccttagacaccgatCTAGGCCCTGGGACACCCCAAGAGGGATGTCTCGTGACGTGATAAGCTTTGTGcatgtggtactcgatctagtcgaggctactcgatcgagtagctagggagctcgatcgagtaggggccagtcgatcgagtaagttagttactcgatcgagtagcgtgtttacagcgaggatttatatatcgtgttttgagaaaccgcaaatcatttccgcctctcttccctaaacctaaatgtcgtctcTCCTTCTCcccttcaccataattccttccattggaacctttgaggatgcttgtgccatggggatgggttgcttgagtcgggtagcagtcttGACGCTGGATtgttatgcgtaggtatgtcatcatcatcatcattgtcgttgttgctttcagttagggttgtagtaatagtaataggtgATTGTACTGTTTGAATAGGTATATTTCTTGGTTAATTGGTATCATGTGGTCGGacgtggaatcgctgcggttggctaaagataggttcgcctactcagtactgttggttgtctagtgtgtcttttGATATGGTTGATTGGTTGAGGtaacttgttgttgttgttgttgttgtggaatAATTATCAtattggattctgatttggtgattgttggtagagTATTGTGAATATCttatatctgtctgtgatcttcggggtgcgtccctggctgagtggagtcacttgcgggagtggcttcacgcccttgattcgccttctgtggaacccgccacagaagggatgtgcacattaatggacatggatttatcgctcgatatgaggagtgaggcttaggtgggaaaggctgcggtccctcactggcagggctggtccagtggacagtcggtgatggtgatTGATTGGAAGTGATGTGGCTTGCGTGTGTTTTGTTGTATCTGTATTGTGCCGGCAGTTGTTGGTGTGTtttcctcagttactgaccttgtgtggttttgtctccttgtttgtttctgttgtgtctgccgtgatcccttatggtgagcagtcagtcttagcaggttgtgatctggatgaTAGCTGAGTgtttggcgggatgagtctttcacgagtcaCGACAGGAGTGTAGTTCACATAATTGATAgtagtttgagttgtaccttttgtaTACCTTTAGTTTtggttaatcacttgtaataaactttaattgttcttttatcgacatttgataattactgtccccgggcaaccgagatggtaatgcccttatatgccagggaaggtcttgttaaggctccttggtatatgggggtgttacaaagttgtatcagagcgacgattttggaacctgtatcaaatgagcctaatgaacgtagtgagtctaataaaatgaacctggtgtatgtgtattgggagccccagctgatgctagattttgggtgagtaggcgccctcatttcaaaatcatggccccattatgcttaagccagtcatcGGGTACGGGAATGTCAAGTCGGAAAGTATGTGCCTAATGTGTGTAATGGTTATGCTAGAAATGTTTGTGCTGAAGTCTCTGTTGATGCTAGTATGTGTGATGGTGATGGAAACAGTGAAAGTATACGGTTAAGTAGATATGTGTATGAAAGTAGTGGAAGTGGTGAAGCGTTTATAGTACGTGATAGTGGGTATGATGTGGTGATGGTAATGTTTTCCCAAATAGTTGGTATTAGTGGTTGATCTAAAGAACTTGTGAGTCTTGTGTGTGGTAATAATGATAATTAGTAAGTTTTGATTTTGTTGTAATGGTTATCAAAATAGAATTTGGTAAATGTGATAGATGAATGGTTGAATGCTTCCGTGATATGGCATAATTAAGTTGAGTAAGCTAGTTGATAATTGTTGTGACATGGTTGAATTATTAGTAAGTTTGGATGATAAAGAAAGGTTAAATGTTAGATGAATGCTTAGAGTGATATGATTAGCAGTTGTATTGTCGAAGTTACAAATGCATGATTAGAAGTTATTTTGTTGTAGTCTCAATTGTATGATTAGAAGTAAAAGAAACGTGTTGAAAGTATGCATGAGAAAGCTAAAAGTTTAGTCATCTGGTTGCGTAATGGTTGTTATAGAATGAAATGAAAGAGTTGAACGAAGTAATATGTTTGTTAGAATTGATGCGTTGTACTTGTGTAGTAGTAATACGTTGTGAGTAAgtataataatctgtgacgatttccgaatttattttggaatcgacacgcgttgcTATTTTGCAGGAACCTTTAGTTAAGCTCATAATTTCCGATCATGTACctagccttacttgaccgagtacgagtgcctactagACTGAGTAGACCCCATTCGATCTAGTTTAGGAGTTATGAGATCGAAAAGTTGGATCTGCCAACGaaaaactcgatcgagcaactccaactcgatcgagtaagttgctaCAGTACCGCTGAAACACGGGATCTTTATACTCTTTTCTCTAattctttctttcttattcttCATTCATCCAAAAACCCTAATATTCTTAATCTCTCTCAAAGTTCTCTTGTTCTTGTGATTTTGGTGCTTGATTTTTGTGCTTCTCTTGCTTACTCCGTCCTTTTTACTTGCTAATtcatcaaggtaataatattcatcttctttttatgttttaattgattaaaagcatgtATAAGAGTTGAAGTTTGTTGAGAAATCCAGTCTATATGCATAAaatcttgcttgtaattgttgtaatatgatctaaTTGCTTCAATTTGCTGATTATTGATGTTAGttatgcaaaaatcgaatcaaattgggggtttatgtgaCTCGAAATTTCTAGAGTTTGAGATTTTGagttgaattttggttgtctttttgtatgtaaaagggagaaaactgggtaatgtatgttatatatatcatgtctagagttgattttgatgattttcagtcaaaattttgccttaaaacttcgtcttaaaagtgccctaaattgaaattcgttttacattattgtgaaatttgtctatttatgaagttattttgagAGAATAATTTTCAGAAGTGGTAGTAGTGGGGTTAAGTGATGTCATACATGCCAAGATTTTTACAGCAGTGAGACCGTCTGAAGGTACATTTGAGAGTTCATACTTATAATTTCTggattgttggtgaaagtgtgtacttagtAGCTCTTTTTCATGATCATACATGGATGTTTTACATGTTTTCATATATACGTGGTTTGTATATTTAAGTCATGTgttaaaacagatgccgagaccaactgtgggaacccgtcagagtaagagggggagggcttctgagcctgGGGTAGGAGAGGCGAGTGGACCTACGGTCCCAGCAGTACCCGCATACCCGTCTGTAGTCTTTGTGCACTTCACACAAAGggctaattttgttgctttacAGAAATGGAAGATGAgacctgatacggtcgtttctgtaccaaaaataaatacctagctactactaacagaagtcagcggtaagtagggtcgatctccacagggaggcggtttactatctacttgtctattctatctgtctaatgtcactattgggggttttgattgtgttttgactaaactaatagaGACTAAGGCGAGAGAAGTAAAGATgcgagaaattaacagtaagagaagggaaactaggatgtcgggtcatcaatgaacgtcagtaaATCGCAGTTAAGGttacagatcagtcgatgtgtcggtctaaggggcaacgaatatctcctttcggtctcaattcaccctaaaatgctattagcttaactttcgccctcactaaagcatcccattgatcactgcgggtctcaccccttccaacctttcggtctaggtcaaggcttaccaaaattaaaaggctaattgcttcgaatcaactagcaggatacagttaaggCAGCGATTATTAACATAGACATAACTACAACGAcggatctataaacctaattagcaattaacattagtccattgactaccctaatcctagcagagagattagctagacatgaataaataaagaacaaggagtaaggaaggaagaacaataaacattaaattaaattaaagaagaagagaaggaggagttactgaaataaatccggagAGAAAGTAACAGGAGAAAAGTAGTAAAGTAACAGTGTATGTCGTCCCAAGAGAGAAGTGAGAGAGAGAGtacaaatgacgtcctaacttcctatttataagaaaataggattattacttaacctaatagcgaaataaagcttaaagcccgagcccataagagaatccactcgatcgagtgatttaaaaccactcgatcgagtaaagtaaagcttaaaccactcgatcgagtagaaaatctactcgatcgagtaaatcctaaaatgcaactactcgatcgagtagaaaaaggactcgatcgaacataattgtactcgatcgagtactttccagcgcacaatttcctactttgcgcactgaacttcaaacggctgccatttcttcgttacttgggcaaacagggcgattccagtggcgttggaaagctaagaggacaaaatttcatctccaattagaatcacctaaaTATAtgttttagaactcgagatatggctctccaaagtaggcactagaaatttgaagttcttcctttgctcgcctagctatctttcttctttgcgcatctcaaaatagctacattcccgctccaaattcactcttcctccaaatgcatgctaaacggacggtaaaaggctcgatttcaccattttctggttcattcctgcaaataagacaaaacaaaccaaagtagcatattcgggcatttcgtagcataaaactacgataatagcatagaaatacgtgcataaaaaggcctaaaaggactatataaaatgcacgtatcaaatctccccaaaccaaacctttactcgtcctcgagtaaactaaatgcaaactaatggaacggaaaagataacccagagctagctacaaatgcccacttaaaccaatttaatgcaagcaaactaactcttatagcaaacagtcaaatgcaaacgagttgtaagatgtttataataaagctgaaccgtcgaccttgcaagaccttcaataatggactctcacgggtcactcttctctcatgaagcaaagggtgaacgtatatatgtaagagagaaagaaaaatagtcgctcacctagactacgacccacatagacatgcatgcaactaatatgatagacagttctagctaccgtacacacattccaaccaaacaaggtcttgtcacagtcgagggcttacaaaaatatggtaaagtgagacaatgggtaagaaaaggcaaaacatgttatgggaatgtggaggtataggtgatcaagctagtacctaaacagaaccaaatgacaacatccgattccaactcaattatgggattaagcacatgcccttcatttggcacaaatctcaccaaaccaaactgaacttactcctcaaatgatataaataaagcataggagcgaaactgtctcatcaaacaacatcttttttttttctttcaaatttttCCATTCCcttttttttcggtttccttcgattttttctcttcttttttcacgttttttttctttttcacgtttttttttcattttcaaattatcttctttttcttttctcatcctccttctttcttttctaccaactccaaataacGCAATAcagaccaaacttggcacaataaattatataccgcaaagataatctaaactagcttgacaaggcaggctaaatttggatgtagctaagggtcaacaggcaaatttggctaatgtggagtttaatgggtaaaaatgaaataaaggggaaatgtaagcacctccctgcatgtgacaccaaccactaacccgaatgtatgtaggcaaaaagcaattgaatttcatatacgtgcaaattgatgatacatgttatgcaaggagtaactactcacaatcctacatgaaactggtcataaatgacaccagtttataaggctctaaatccttagaaattaaaagtaggttgccaaaatttcaggtcaactctatttgttcagctaaattttaacataaactcgtaaacatgcaaaagacaaagctaaaaagataatagtttaatgcaaggcttaagcaaaaagacaaattacagtgcaatttcatcatcgaaatcgaccgttccgactcaacctacatgctaaaataaacgtgaattttttgaaattttatcaatttttagggaatttttgaattttataaaaataaacaacaatgcatacgaaaattaaacgtgataacagaaatgcaaataaaaacaatatgcagacacagatatggatgcataacctccccaaaccaaatcgtacaatgccctcattgtaccaaaacatggaaaagaaatgcaaactagaagagaaagagagtaaatacggaaagcttacaagattgcgcgaataagggacctccccaaaccaaccagcaacgtgggaggtcgctaaatagcccGAATATCGTCACAGAAAGCAAATCCAAGTCATGGGCATCTTAAAAC is a window encoding:
- the LOC141610847 gene encoding serine carboxypeptidase-like 27; amino-acid sequence: MANTMMNVCIGCLILLLSGCCNVTFANQKKDKITFLPGQPKNVGFAQYSGYVTVNKSAGRALFYWLTESPSNSDKNPLVLWLNGGPGCSSVAYGAAEEIGPFHINNDGKTLYLNPYSWNKVANLLFLESPAGVGFSYSNTSSDLLTVGDSRTAEDSYKFLVSWFNRFPQYKYRELYIAGESYAGHYVPQLSQLIYRRNKGIANPVINFKGFMVGNAVTDDYHDYIGTFEYWWTHALISDSTYKSLRDSCLSGSSQHPSITCSKALDASEIEFGNIDPYSIYTRPCNSTGSMRRRLRGRYPWMSRAYDPCTERYSSEYFNLPEVQEAMHANITKVAYPWSTCSDIVGSYWADSPLSMLPIYKELIEAGLRIWVFSGDTDAVVPVTATRYSIDALKLPTVSNWYPWYDKGRVGGWSQVYKGLTFVTVTGAGHEVPLHRPRQAFILFNHFLKNRSMPIH